The DNA sequence GATGGATTAATTCAACCATATATCAAGAAATGATGCAATCTTGTTGAAATCTTGGCCCATTCTCTAATTAGCCACCCTTATTAATTTACATACACCCCCTTATATTCTATCTTATCCCGTGGATTCATGCACACATTCGTATGTATCACATTTATTATTAGATTATTCTCCATCCACACCTCAATGTCTAGGCATTTATTCTCTACATAAGTATTAGCCTTTTTTCTGTTATTGGTCAATAATGGGGTGTCCAATCAATATTGCACCATACAATACTGACCCTTGAGATTTAGCATTTTAAATTCGAATTTTTTAACTCCAAACCTTTTATTCTATCATAATTACATTTAGTACCTGTTTTATGTGATTTATTGAACATTTTGGTTTTTGAAAGAATTCAATGTGCATTTATTTAACATGCAGTCGCTTTGAGAATTCATTGAATACGAATTTGCATAAATGAAACATTTATCATAGAAACGCTTTTGGTTGGAGCACCAAGATGAATCTATCtccatcaaagttttcatcttgggaAATTTGCATGCTTCTTTTCCATTTACCTAAATTGGCTAGGCTCGTGAAGCCGACCATTCCGAAGGATAACCTAGGAGAACTTGACCCTAGTGATCTACCAGGCTCCCTAATGTGATTTTAACTATTGCGAATACTTGACAATTAGTGAAGAGTTAACTTCAAGGTAAATTGACGAAAAGTGAGATTTATTAGATCAAATGTTAGGGAAGAATTTATATTCACACATATAGAACTTACCAATATCTATGGATTTGACATAAAACAATCGTGGACATGGGGAGTGATCCCTAGTTGACATGACTTTCATGCTTATCACTGATACAACTACATACCCAATTCTTAAAAGATGGATTCTTAAATTCAATGTAGATGATTTATATACTTGCATGTTCAACCACATAGATTACGCTAACTTTTATCTACTTTTTCCTTTTGGTATAAATCCTTGAGCAAAACATTATGATAGGATATGGCAATGTGAATATATAATAGAACATTGCGTATAACACTTCTGCACAAGTAAAATTGAGAAATAAGATAAATAAGAacgagaataaaaataaaattcaatttagatgatttatatatgtGGATGTTCAACCACATAGATTACATTAACTTTCATGTACTTTTTCTTTCTTGTATAAATCCTTGAATAGAACTTTATGATAGGATACAGTAATGTGAATACATAATAGAGCATTGAATATAACACTTTTGTACAAGTAAAATCTCTAAATCTTAAAAATGAATAAACTAATTAGAGCAAAATTTAAGAATGAGATAAACAAGAATGAGAATAAGTTGGAAAGCCGGATAAACCGACTAAGAATAATTATGTgtaaactaattttaaatatttttagaaaactaACCCTCCGGTTACAACACGTTTTGGAATTTCGATCTGAATGGGTCCACAAAATTCAATGGGAAGAAGGAATTGGATTACGAGTTAAGTGTACGGAAATACTTAGTGAAGGTATGGACAGAAAAAAATACGATTCACTTCGAATTGCAGCAGTCTATTCTACTTCTAGAACAATTCCAGACGGGCAGAGATAGAgaaggggaaattaaataaattcgtCTATCCTTCTAAGAGGATCGATATTGTTATGTGGACACGTCGGGGAATCTGTTGATTTTGATTTAAGGCTCCTTCTCACTCTCTCTGTGTATATATATTGCATGGAGTGGACTAGATGAGAGCAGAAAAAGGTTTCGAGgtttagaaaagaaaaagagaaatggagCGTTCAAAGCTGTTGGGTTTTGTGGTCTTGATATGCTTTACTATTCCAACGATATCATGTTCTTCGGACAGACTGTTTAGTGGTTGGCCGAAGTCTAGCAGcgatgaaaatgtaaaaataaggGTGAATATGACGCGCAGATCAGAGAGAGAGTTGGGTTTTTCTGAGAGATTGGGTTTGGCTGTGGATCGAAGTAAGAAGCGAATGAAGAAGATAGAGGCATTGATAAGAGGGCAATTAGACGCTGAAACGCCCGTTGAAGTAGGGGATGGAGAATTTGTGATGAGCGTTGCACTGGGAACGCCCTCTGTGAGCTTCGAAGCGATTGTGGACACGGGGAGCGATCTGATTTGGACTCAGTGCAAGCCTTGCAAGGACTGCTTCTCTCAGCCTACGCCAATCTTCGACCCCTCCAAGTCCCCCACATTTTCCACAATTCCCTGCGGTGATTCTCTTTGTGACGCCTTGGGGAGTACACAAACCGGATGCAATCCAGATTGTACCTTTATGTATCAGTATGGCGATGGTTCCTTCACCAGCGGCGACCTGGCTTACGAGACATTGTCAATTGGGAGCAGCAAGGTTAAAGGCATTGcatttggatgcgggcatgacaacGAAGGACAAGGATTCTCTCAGGGTGGTGGCCTTGTGGGACTGGGAAGAGGTGGTCTCTCCCTTATCTCACAGCTGGGTTCCAAAGCAGAGAACATGTTCTCTTACTGTCTTTTGCCCATCACCGACTCTTCTTCACAAACCAGCCCCCTCTTTTTCGGCGAGGGTGCTTCCTTGAGCGGAGGAGCCAAGACTCTCCCACTCATCAAGAGCAGTATCATTCCCACTTTCTGGTAC is a window from the Cryptomeria japonica unplaced genomic scaffold, Sugi_1.0 HiC_scaffold_116, whole genome shotgun sequence genome containing:
- the LOC131865671 gene encoding aspartic proteinase nepenthesin-1-like; the encoded protein is MERSKLLGFVVLICFTIPTISCSSDRLFSGWPKSSSDENVKIRVNMTRRSERELGFSERLGLAVDRSKKRMKKIEALIRGQLDAETPVEVGDGEFVMSVALGTPSVSFEAIVDTGSDLIWTQCKPCKDCFSQPTPIFDPSKSPTFSTIPCGDSLCDALGSTQTGCNPDCTFMYQYGDGSFTSGDLAYETLSIGSSKVKGIAFGCGHDNEGQGFSQGGGLVGLGRGGLSLISQLGSKAENMFSYCLLPITDSSSQTSPLFFGEGASLSGGAKTLPLIKSSIIPTFWYIPITGITLNGKALDIPPGTFDLQSDGSGGMIIDSGTTVTILDQAAYSPLKEAIQSAIDLTPVDGSSTGLDLCYHTSSAHLTLPTLVFNFKGGVDYELPADNFFIQASENLLCLAMLGEPSGNPSIFGNIQQQNFHILYNNAQNTLSFKPTKCDSL